Proteins encoded within one genomic window of Empedobacter falsenii:
- the carB gene encoding carbamoyl-phosphate synthase (glutamine-hydrolyzing) large subunit — translation MLKKDIKKVLVLGSGALKIGQAGEFDYSGSQALKALKEEGIKTVLINPNIATVQTSEGIADEVYFLPVTPYFVEKVIQKEKPDGVLVAFGGQTALNCAVELNKENIFEKYGVEVLGTQIPVIEATEDRDIFIEKLNQIGVLTARSEAVETVADAMEAGKRIGFPLIIRAAYALGGLGSGFANNEEELLDLVEKAFNYSSQVLVEESLKGWKEIEYEVVRDSYDNCITVCNMENFDPIGVHTGESIVIAPSQTLSNSEYHKLREVAIRTIRHLGVVGECNIQYAFDTVSEEYRVIEVNARLSRSSALASKATGYPLAFVAAKLALGYSLDELKNSVTQTTSAMFEPALDYCVVKLPRWDLNKFYGVRRNIGSAMKSVGEVMAVGRSFEEAIQKGVRMLDIGHRGFVANGFKIPEGESLDTWLAEPNDERLYAITEAFKAGYSIEKIHDLTKIDLWFLQRLERIFNVSKEFEALERFEQVEADLVKRAKLLGFSDQQIAVLVKGDQNVHRNELTVRELRKNFGIKPVVKQIDTLAAEFPAQTNYLYVTYHGTENDLEPETEKAVCILGSGVYRIGSSVEFDWCSVNAAHTASKNGYKTIIINYNPETVSTDYDESDRLYFEELSFERVMDILDFEQPEGTIISTGGQIPNNLAMKLYDQSINILGTSPLRIDDAENRHKFSEILDELGIDQPRWKELSSLEAIHNFVEEVNFPVLIRPSYVLSGAAMNVVSNKEELDAFLKLAKEVSPDYPVVVSEFVQGAKEIELDAVCQNGEIVDYAVSEHVEFAGVHSGDATMYYPPQKVYIETIRQMRKVAAKIAKRFEISGPMNIQFLSKNNTVRVIETNIRASRSFPFVSKVAGNNLIEKATKVLLGLEVEKGHSEVVYDLDYVGVKASQFSFTRLAGADPVLSVDMSSTGEVGCIGDTAEEALLKSMLSVGYEIPEKTVLISGGPIASKVALLEPAKQLIAKGYKIYATEGTHKFFTENDVYSTLVYWPSDKKEPNVMSYLHDKKIDMVINIPKNLTKAELDNDYQIRRTAVDFNIPLVTNARLASAFINAFTKLSMDDLKIKTWNEYRNK, via the coding sequence ATGTTAAAAAAAGATATTAAAAAAGTATTAGTATTAGGATCAGGAGCATTAAAAATTGGTCAAGCTGGTGAGTTTGATTATTCTGGTTCGCAAGCGTTAAAAGCGTTAAAAGAAGAAGGAATAAAAACAGTTTTAATCAATCCAAATATTGCAACTGTTCAAACTTCTGAAGGTATTGCAGACGAAGTTTACTTCTTACCTGTAACACCTTACTTTGTAGAAAAAGTAATTCAAAAAGAAAAACCAGACGGAGTTTTGGTTGCTTTTGGTGGACAAACTGCCTTAAACTGTGCAGTTGAGTTGAACAAAGAAAATATTTTCGAGAAATATGGTGTTGAGGTTTTAGGAACTCAAATTCCAGTAATCGAAGCGACGGAAGACCGTGATATTTTCATCGAAAAATTAAACCAAATTGGTGTATTAACAGCTCGTTCAGAAGCAGTAGAAACTGTTGCTGATGCAATGGAAGCTGGTAAACGAATTGGTTTTCCATTAATCATCCGTGCAGCATACGCTTTAGGAGGTTTAGGTTCTGGTTTTGCAAATAACGAAGAAGAATTATTAGATTTAGTTGAAAAAGCATTCAATTATTCTTCTCAAGTTTTAGTGGAAGAGTCATTAAAAGGTTGGAAAGAGATCGAGTACGAAGTAGTTCGTGACTCTTACGATAACTGTATCACAGTTTGTAACATGGAGAACTTCGACCCAATTGGAGTTCATACAGGAGAGTCAATTGTAATTGCGCCTTCTCAAACTTTATCAAATTCAGAATATCACAAATTACGTGAAGTTGCAATCCGTACGATTCGTCACCTTGGCGTAGTTGGAGAGTGTAACATTCAGTATGCTTTCGATACAGTTTCTGAGGAATATCGTGTAATTGAGGTGAACGCTCGTTTATCTCGTTCGTCAGCTTTGGCGTCAAAAGCAACAGGTTATCCTTTAGCTTTCGTGGCGGCTAAATTGGCTTTAGGTTATTCTTTGGATGAGTTGAAAAATAGTGTAACGCAAACGACATCTGCGATGTTCGAACCTGCGTTAGATTACTGTGTAGTGAAATTGCCTCGTTGGGATTTAAATAAATTCTACGGAGTTCGTCGTAACATAGGTTCTGCAATGAAATCTGTTGGAGAAGTAATGGCAGTTGGACGTTCTTTCGAGGAAGCAATTCAGAAAGGAGTTCGTATGTTAGACATCGGACACAGAGGTTTCGTAGCAAATGGATTCAAAATTCCAGAAGGAGAATCGTTGGATACTTGGTTAGCTGAGCCAAATGACGAGCGTTTATATGCGATTACTGAAGCTTTCAAAGCGGGATATTCGATTGAAAAAATTCATGATTTAACAAAAATCGATTTATGGTTTTTACAACGTTTAGAAAGAATTTTTAATGTATCAAAAGAATTTGAAGCGTTAGAAAGATTTGAACAAGTTGAAGCAGATTTAGTAAAACGTGCAAAATTATTAGGATTCTCGGATCAACAAATTGCAGTTTTAGTAAAAGGAGATCAAAACGTACACAGAAACGAATTAACAGTTCGTGAATTACGTAAAAACTTCGGAATTAAACCTGTTGTAAAACAAATTGATACGTTAGCAGCAGAATTCCCAGCACAAACAAATTATTTATATGTAACCTATCACGGAACTGAAAATGATTTGGAGCCAGAAACTGAGAAAGCAGTTTGTATTTTAGGATCTGGAGTTTATCGTATTGGTTCGTCTGTAGAGTTTGACTGGTGTTCTGTAAATGCAGCGCATACAGCATCAAAAAATGGTTACAAAACAATTATCATCAACTATAATCCAGAAACGGTTTCGACAGATTATGATGAGTCAGATCGTTTATACTTCGAAGAATTGTCTTTTGAACGTGTAATGGATATTTTAGATTTTGAACAACCTGAAGGAACAATTATTTCGACAGGAGGTCAAATTCCAAATAACTTAGCGATGAAATTGTACGATCAATCAATTAATATTTTAGGAACTTCTCCTTTAAGAATTGATGATGCAGAAAATCGTCACAAATTCTCTGAAATCTTAGACGAATTAGGAATCGACCAACCACGTTGGAAAGAGTTATCTTCTTTAGAAGCGATTCATAACTTCGTAGAAGAAGTAAATTTCCCAGTATTAATTCGTCCTTCTTATGTCTTATCTGGAGCTGCAATGAACGTAGTTTCAAATAAAGAAGAATTAGATGCTTTCTTAAAATTAGCGAAAGAAGTTTCTCCAGATTATCCAGTTGTAGTTTCTGAATTCGTACAAGGAGCAAAAGAAATTGAGTTGGATGCAGTTTGTCAAAATGGAGAAATTGTAGATTACGCAGTTTCTGAACACGTAGAATTTGCGGGAGTTCACTCAGGAGATGCAACAATGTATTATCCACCACAAAAAGTGTACATCGAAACAATTCGTCAAATGCGTAAAGTTGCAGCGAAAATTGCAAAACGTTTCGAAATTTCTGGACCAATGAACATTCAGTTTTTATCAAAAAATAATACAGTTCGTGTTATCGAAACTAATATTCGTGCTTCTCGTTCGTTTCCATTCGTATCGAAAGTTGCAGGAAATAATTTAATCGAAAAAGCAACAAAAGTTTTATTAGGATTAGAAGTAGAAAAAGGACATTCAGAAGTCGTTTACGATTTAGATTATGTAGGAGTGAAAGCTTCTCAGTTCTCATTTACACGTTTAGCAGGAGCTGACCCAGTTTTATCAGTTGACATGTCTTCGACAGGAGAAGTAGGGTGTATCGGTGATACAGCAGAAGAAGCTTTATTAAAATCAATGTTATCTGTTGGATATGAAATTCCTGAGAAAACCGTTTTAATTTCTGGTGGACCAATTGCTTCTAAAGTTGCTTTATTAGAGCCTGCGAAACAATTAATCGCAAAAGGTTACAAAATTTATGCAACAGAAGGAACGCACAAATTTTTTACAGAAAATGATGTGTATTCTACGCTTGTTTACTGGCCTTCTGATAAAAAAGAGCCAAATGTAATGTCTTATTTACATGACAAGAAAATTGATATGGTGATCAACATTCCGAAAAACTTAACAAAAGCGGAATTAGACAACGATTATCAAATTCGTCGTACAGCTGTAGATTTCAATATTCCGTTGGTAACAAATGCACGTTTAGCTTCGGCTTTCATTAATGCATTTACAAAATTATCGATGGATGATTTAAAAATCAAAACTTGGAATGAATACCGTAATAAATAG
- a CDS encoding DUF3667 domain-containing protein, producing the protein MSHGKLREDHNCQNCGHYVEEHYCTHCGQENVETRQPFHFLFTHFIEDFVHYDGSFWQTIKKLFLKPGVLTKEYLSGKRNSSVNPVKMYIFVSFVTFFLISIFPSHKTEYNDSSNEPISIENTEKIQKALNATIDTLQNKGLTTVEQSAKIKSEVEKNKNANSLEDLNEESIENLQSKVKNNVPILSPFIEKYQELRKRKVSDEQLGEAIVEKSLHVIPKVLFVYMPLFAFFLWIFYNKKKWWYFDHGIFTLHYFTVILLSILVIFLLNKLSNYIDSNAVSAIIALINTLIVLYIIVYFFLALKKLYNQGFIITTIKGAILLGINTFIFSIIVIGIIVYSFLHV; encoded by the coding sequence ATGAGTCACGGAAAACTAAGAGAAGATCATAATTGCCAAAATTGTGGACATTACGTAGAAGAACATTATTGCACACATTGCGGACAAGAAAATGTAGAAACACGTCAACCGTTTCACTTTTTATTTACTCACTTTATCGAAGATTTTGTTCATTACGATGGAAGTTTTTGGCAAACAATCAAAAAACTATTTTTGAAACCTGGAGTTTTAACCAAAGAATATTTGAGTGGTAAACGAAATAGTTCTGTTAATCCTGTTAAAATGTACATTTTTGTCAGTTTTGTAACGTTTTTCCTTATTTCTATATTTCCTTCTCATAAAACTGAATATAATGATAGTTCCAATGAACCTATATCAATAGAAAATACTGAAAAAATTCAAAAAGCACTTAATGCTACAATAGACACTTTACAGAACAAAGGATTGACAACTGTCGAGCAAAGTGCAAAAATAAAATCTGAAGTTGAAAAAAATAAAAATGCAAACTCTTTAGAAGATTTGAACGAGGAATCTATTGAAAACTTGCAATCTAAAGTAAAAAATAACGTTCCAATATTATCTCCCTTTATTGAAAAATACCAAGAGTTGAGAAAAAGAAAGGTTTCTGATGAACAATTAGGAGAAGCTATTGTTGAGAAATCTTTGCATGTCATTCCGAAAGTTTTGTTTGTATACATGCCTTTGTTTGCTTTCTTCTTATGGATTTTTTACAACAAAAAGAAATGGTGGTATTTTGATCACGGAATTTTTACACTGCATTATTTTACGGTAATTCTTTTATCAATTTTGGTAATTTTTCTTTTGAATAAACTTTCAAATTATATTGATAGTAATGCTGTATCAGCCATAATAGCTTTAATTAATACATTGATTGTTTTATATATTATTGTTTACTTTTTCCTTGCGTTGAAAAAACTCTATAACCAAGGATTTATCATTACAACAATTAAAGGTGCTATACTTTTAGGAATTAATACGTTTATTTTCTCAATAATTGTTATTGGAATTATTGTGTATTCATTTCTTCATGTTTAA
- a CDS encoding tRNA threonylcarbamoyladenosine dehydratase — translation MAVWQERAELLFKEEGLEILKNSNILVVGLGGVGSFAAEFIARAGVGKMTIVDGDTVDITNINRQLPALHSTVGMNKVDIVGDRLMDINPELELTRINEFLSPERTHEIVTPDFDYVLDCIDSVTPKINLILAAKRKKIKVISNMGAGGKYLASKVQVRDISKTDVCPLAKNVRKRLKKEGINKGVKAVFSTEVPDESSVKLTDGKNYKKSFYGTNSWMPGLFGLHAAETVIRHLLKKDK, via the coding sequence ATGGCAGTTTGGCAAGAAAGAGCTGAATTATTATTCAAAGAAGAAGGTTTAGAAATCCTAAAAAATTCGAACATTTTAGTTGTTGGTTTAGGTGGAGTTGGCTCTTTTGCCGCAGAATTTATCGCACGCGCAGGAGTTGGAAAAATGACAATTGTTGATGGTGATACTGTTGATATTACAAATATTAATCGACAATTACCCGCTTTACACTCAACTGTTGGAATGAACAAAGTAGACATCGTTGGCGATCGTTTAATGGACATTAATCCTGAATTAGAATTAACGCGTATCAACGAATTTTTGAGTCCAGAACGTACACACGAAATCGTCACACCAGATTTTGATTATGTGTTAGATTGCATCGATTCTGTTACACCAAAAATTAATTTGATTTTAGCTGCAAAACGCAAAAAAATTAAAGTAATCAGCAATATGGGCGCTGGAGGAAAATATTTGGCAAGCAAAGTACAAGTGCGTGATATTAGTAAAACAGATGTTTGTCCTTTGGCAAAAAATGTTAGAAAACGATTAAAAAAAGAAGGAATTAATAAAGGTGTAAAAGCTGTTTTTTCGACAGAAGTTCCTGATGAATCTTCGGTTAAATTAACGGATGGAAAAAATTATAAAAAATCGTTTTACGGAACTAATTCGTGGATGCCTGGTTTATTCGGGTTGCATGCGGCAGAAACGGTGATTCGACATTTATTAAAAAAAGATAAATAA
- a CDS encoding TatD family hydrolase, whose product MFLNAHTHHLSDQTDVLELYNQFPNELNNEAKLFSIGIHPAYIKTSSIKEEIEIINQTISNKNCLAIGEIGLDKLCETDFELQINVFKKQLEIAMQYQLPVIIHSVRAYQEILQIRKQMKLTIPFIFHGFNKNEQLLNQIIAQNCFASFGKNLLSNKNLQIIFANLSANQFFLENDASEISIEEIYTFAADLRKITIEELQLQQAENWKAVFGYEVQS is encoded by the coding sequence ATGTTTCTCAACGCGCATACACATCATTTATCCGATCAAACAGATGTTTTGGAACTGTATAATCAGTTTCCAAATGAGTTGAATAATGAAGCTAAATTATTTTCAATTGGGATTCATCCAGCTTACATCAAAACCTCATCAATAAAGGAAGAAATCGAAATTATTAATCAAACTATTTCGAATAAAAACTGTTTAGCAATCGGTGAAATTGGATTAGATAAATTGTGCGAAACAGATTTTGAATTACAAATCAACGTTTTTAAAAAACAGTTAGAAATTGCGATGCAATATCAACTTCCAGTCATTATACATTCGGTTCGTGCTTATCAAGAAATTTTACAGATTCGAAAACAAATGAAATTGACGATTCCGTTTATTTTTCATGGTTTCAATAAGAATGAACAGTTACTCAATCAAATTATTGCGCAAAATTGTTTTGCATCTTTTGGTAAAAATCTTCTATCAAACAAAAACTTACAAATTATATTTGCAAATCTTTCTGCGAATCAATTCTTTTTGGAGAATGATGCAAGCGAAATTTCTATTGAAGAAATTTATACTTTTGCAGCGGATTTGAGAAAAATTACAATCGAAGAATTACAACTTCAACAAGCAGAAAATTGGAAAGCAGTTTTCGGTTACGAAGTTCAATCATAA
- the mdtD gene encoding multidrug transporter subunit MdtD: MNSDHILSPKMLKFLPWLGAMAIFMQALDATILNTSLPTIAKELGKSPLEIQSIIVAYTLTIALLIPLSGWLSDKYGTKKVFQSAILIFTLGSTLCAFATTLPFLVISRVIQAIGGSMMVPVVRLAILYAYPKSELLKVINFITIPGLIGPLLGPTIGGILVETLSWHWIFIVNIPFGIIALWMTTFAIPDFKHPVFKFDIRGLILFSGGVTVLTLIMELTSSRVIGLQTVLALTVVSAFLIGLYIYHAKHKQHPLIDLNLFNIRTLRIGIIGNLITRLGIGGIPFLIPLLLQVGYGYSATVAGLIMIPSATSNIIAKSFVVPIVNKFGYRNTLISNTITLGLIICMFFFLESKSPIYYIIPLMVLNGFFSSIQFTAMNTLSLADLDENTSSEGNSLLSVTQQLSLTFGISVAALILGVFRQAGFVNGVEVQAFRYSFLTMGVMTILSTYIFFKLRESDGASMSGKK, encoded by the coding sequence ATGAATTCAGATCATATTTTAAGTCCAAAAATGTTGAAGTTTTTGCCATGGCTTGGTGCGATGGCAATTTTTATGCAAGCTTTGGACGCTACAATTTTAAATACATCTTTACCTACAATTGCAAAAGAATTAGGAAAATCGCCTTTAGAAATTCAGTCGATTATTGTTGCGTATACGTTAACAATCGCTTTGTTAATTCCTTTGAGTGGTTGGCTTTCGGATAAATACGGAACGAAAAAAGTTTTTCAATCTGCTATACTGATTTTTACACTTGGATCCACACTTTGCGCATTTGCCACAACTTTACCTTTTTTAGTCATTTCACGCGTTATACAAGCGATTGGAGGATCGATGATGGTTCCTGTTGTACGTTTAGCAATTTTATATGCTTATCCAAAAAGTGAATTATTAAAAGTAATTAATTTTATCACCATACCAGGGTTAATAGGACCACTTTTAGGACCAACAATTGGAGGTATTTTGGTTGAAACTTTATCATGGCATTGGATTTTCATCGTGAATATTCCATTCGGAATTATTGCACTTTGGATGACAACTTTTGCGATCCCCGATTTTAAACATCCAGTTTTTAAATTTGATATCAGAGGTTTGATTCTTTTTAGTGGAGGAGTTACTGTCTTAACATTGATTATGGAATTGACATCTTCTCGTGTGATTGGCCTGCAAACTGTATTGGCATTGACTGTAGTTTCTGCCTTTTTGATTGGTTTGTATATTTATCATGCAAAACATAAACAACATCCTTTAATCGATTTGAATTTGTTTAACATTAGAACTTTGCGAATTGGTATTATAGGAAATCTTATTACACGATTAGGAATTGGAGGAATACCTTTTCTTATTCCGCTTTTATTGCAAGTTGGTTATGGATATTCGGCTACTGTAGCGGGATTAATTATGATTCCATCTGCAACAAGTAACATTATTGCAAAATCGTTTGTTGTGCCAATTGTGAATAAATTTGGTTATCGAAATACGTTGATTTCCAATACAATAACTTTAGGGTTAATCATTTGTATGTTTTTCTTTTTAGAATCGAAATCACCAATTTATTATATCATTCCGTTAATGGTTTTGAATGGATTTTTTAGTTCAATTCAATTTACGGCGATGAATACCTTGTCTTTAGCAGATTTGGACGAAAATACATCCAGCGAAGGGAATAGTTTATTATCGGTTACACAACAATTATCACTAACATTTGGAATTTCTGTAGCTGCATTAATTTTAGGTGTTTTTAGACAAGCAGGATTTGTAAATGGAGTGGAAGTACAAGCTTTTCGTTATTCATTTTTGACGATGGGCGTGATGACTATTTTATCAACTTACATCTTTTTCAAATTAAGAGAATCTGATGGCGCTTCAATGTCGGGGAAGAAATAA
- a CDS encoding asparaginase, with translation MQTKILLIYTGGTIGMAKDYGDQSLKPFNFDNLLKQIPELGLLDCSFDYHSFDTPIDSSDMKPKYWIEIAETIQQNYENYDGFVVLHGTDTMAYTASAMSFMIDNLEKPVIFTGSQLPIGDLRTDAKENLITSIQLASLRKNDKPIIKEVCVYFEYKLFRANRTTKINAENFDAFESPNYPVIGVSGVHLEVKEDLLLKNVVTDKLSINKNLNADVGVLKIFPGMNRSFIESVLNAPNMKAFIIEAFGTGNIFTDSWFIELLEEVTNKGVHLIINTQCAGGMVELGRYATSDALLNMGAISSYDLTMEAAITKAIYLLGQNLSKEEFKTQYEANLKGELRHHFYND, from the coding sequence ATGCAAACAAAAATTTTATTAATTTACACAGGAGGAACAATTGGAATGGCGAAAGATTATGGTGACCAATCCTTGAAACCTTTCAATTTTGATAATTTGTTGAAACAAATTCCGGAATTGGGTCTGTTAGATTGTTCTTTCGATTATCATAGTTTCGATACGCCTATAGATTCGTCTGATATGAAACCTAAATATTGGATAGAAATTGCCGAAACCATTCAACAAAACTACGAAAACTATGATGGTTTTGTTGTTTTGCACGGAACAGATACAATGGCGTATACAGCTTCTGCAATGAGTTTTATGATTGATAACCTCGAGAAACCTGTCATTTTCACTGGTTCGCAATTACCAATTGGAGATTTGCGCACAGATGCGAAAGAAAACTTAATTACTTCGATTCAATTGGCTTCGTTACGTAAAAATGACAAACCAATTATCAAGGAAGTTTGTGTGTATTTTGAATATAAATTGTTTCGTGCGAATAGAACAACTAAGATTAATGCAGAAAACTTTGATGCTTTCGAGTCGCCGAATTATCCAGTAATTGGAGTTTCCGGTGTTCATCTGGAAGTGAAAGAAGATTTATTGTTAAAAAATGTTGTTACGGATAAACTTTCGATCAACAAAAATCTAAATGCTGATGTTGGTGTCTTGAAGATTTTCCCTGGAATGAATCGTTCTTTTATCGAAAGTGTTTTAAACGCTCCGAACATGAAAGCTTTTATTATTGAGGCTTTCGGAACAGGAAATATTTTTACCGATAGTTGGTTTATTGAATTGCTGGAAGAAGTAACGAATAAAGGAGTTCATCTTATCATCAACACGCAATGTGCTGGCGGAATGGTAGAACTTGGACGTTATGCTACAAGTGATGCGTTACTAAATATGGGCGCAATTTCGAGTTATGATTTGACAATGGAAGCTGCAATTACCAAAGCCATTTATTTATTAGGTCAAAACCTTTCGAAAGAAGAATTCAAAACGCAATACGAAGCAAACTTGAAAGGTGAACTTCGCCATCATTTTTACAATGATTAA
- the lysM gene encoding peptidoglycan-binding protein LysM, with protein sequence MGLFSFIKNAGEKVFGGAETPEEKAAKVQEQVAKQGFDLSGVTFSADGDKIVVAGQALDINEKQKILATAGNIDGVEGVEDQLTLKTPLKIEIPDLSKTMYTVKSGDSLSKIAKEVYGDPMQYPKIFEANKPMLKHEDKIYPGQVLYIPQD encoded by the coding sequence ATGGGATTATTTTCATTTATCAAAAATGCCGGAGAAAAAGTCTTCGGAGGTGCAGAAACACCAGAAGAAAAAGCAGCTAAAGTACAAGAACAAGTTGCAAAACAAGGATTTGATTTGTCAGGAGTAACTTTTTCTGCTGATGGAGATAAAATTGTGGTAGCTGGACAAGCGTTGGACATCAACGAGAAACAAAAAATTTTAGCAACAGCAGGTAACATTGATGGAGTGGAAGGAGTAGAAGATCAATTAACATTGAAAACACCTTTAAAAATCGAAATTCCAGACTTATCTAAGACAATGTATACTGTGAAAAGTGGAGATTCTTTATCTAAAATTGCAAAAGAAGTTTATGGAGATCCAATGCAGTATCCAAAAATTTTCGAAGCAAACAAACCAATGTTAAAACACGAAGATAAGATTTATCCAGGTCAGGTTTTATATATTCCTCAGGATTAA
- a CDS encoding OmpA/MotB family protein yields MKVSILPVAVIAASTLFSCVSQKKYDELQNKFNSAYSENQGCQTELAVAKAKLANFESNQGQYENTVQSERNQIKQLQEQLKNCINGGSKNVSELVNEINQSNKYIKHLIDAKSKSDSLNMVLTNNLTRSLSSNEAKDVDVKVLKGVVYISLADNMLYKSGSYEISPAAGETLSKIAKIINDYKDYDVLIEGNTDNVPISKPNIRNNWDLSALRASSVVQALQNQYGVDGKRLTAGGRGEFNPLTTNATAEGKSKNRRTQIIILPKLDQFMDLIGQAPKN; encoded by the coding sequence ATGAAAGTTTCAATTTTGCCAGTAGCGGTTATCGCTGCTTCAACTTTATTTAGTTGTGTGAGTCAGAAGAAGTATGATGAATTACAAAATAAATTCAATTCTGCTTACTCTGAGAACCAAGGATGTCAAACAGAATTGGCTGTAGCGAAAGCTAAATTAGCTAATTTTGAATCTAACCAAGGTCAGTACGAAAACACAGTTCAGAGTGAAAGAAATCAAATTAAACAATTACAAGAGCAATTGAAAAATTGTATTAATGGTGGTTCTAAAAATGTTTCTGAATTAGTGAACGAAATCAATCAGTCTAACAAATACATCAAACATTTGATCGATGCGAAAAGCAAATCGGATAGTTTGAACATGGTTTTAACAAACAACCTAACACGTTCTTTATCTAGCAACGAAGCAAAAGATGTTGATGTTAAAGTTTTAAAAGGTGTTGTTTACATTTCGTTAGCTGATAACATGTTGTACAAATCTGGTAGTTACGAAATTTCGCCTGCTGCAGGAGAAACTTTAAGTAAAATTGCGAAAATCATCAACGACTATAAAGATTACGATGTATTGATTGAAGGTAACACAGATAATGTGCCAATTTCTAAACCAAACATCCGTAACAACTGGGATTTATCTGCTTTACGTGCATCTTCTGTTGTACAAGCGTTACAAAACCAATACGGTGTTGATGGTAAACGTTTAACAGCTGGTGGACGTGGAGAATTTAATCCATTAACTACAAATGCTACTGCGGAAGGAAAATCTAAAAACCGTCGTACACAAATTATTATCTTACCTAAGTTAGATCAATTTATGGATTTAATTGGGCAAGCTCCAAAAAACTAA
- a CDS encoding cation:proton antiporter: protein MELYYSFSVLIVLAALFSYANLRFLKLPGTIGIMIIAMLVSVAIRLLGDSYFPDATKDMFQLFNSLDFNEILMGAMLNFLLFAGAMHVNILDLKNLRWTIATYATISVVLSAFIISAILYYIAPYFGIQIPYIYCLLFGTLISPTDPIVVLGILKQAKVPKIIETKITGESLFNDGVAVVMFAVVLQIATNPSFDADFASVSKLFLMEAGGGILLGLLLGFTASRSMKKIDDYKVSALITLSIVMGGFLIAKELHVSSPLAMVIAGLIIGNYGKRFAMSKTTQDYLNKFWELIDEIMNAILFLFIGFELLLIEDLMDQILLGIVTIFIVLLSRTLSIVIPARTILRKNTFSKGSLIVLVWGGIRGGVSIALVLSMPNSEWKDLLLEITYIVVLFSIVIQGLTVGKVAHRVLKDESDEANKEEMEDYLNSSKL from the coding sequence ATGGAACTATATTATTCTTTTTCGGTTCTAATTGTTCTTGCTGCATTATTTTCTTATGCAAACCTTCGATTCCTAAAATTACCTGGAACAATTGGAATTATGATTATCGCCATGTTAGTATCTGTCGCTATCCGTTTATTGGGAGATAGCTATTTTCCTGATGCTACAAAAGACATGTTTCAACTCTTTAATAGTTTAGACTTTAATGAAATATTGATGGGCGCAATGCTTAATTTTCTGCTTTTTGCAGGCGCAATGCACGTTAATATCTTAGATCTGAAAAACTTGAGATGGACAATTGCTACTTATGCTACAATTTCGGTAGTATTATCAGCATTTATTATATCAGCAATTTTATATTATATCGCGCCATATTTTGGTATTCAAATTCCGTATATCTATTGTTTATTGTTCGGAACATTAATTTCTCCAACTGATCCAATCGTTGTATTAGGAATTTTGAAACAAGCAAAAGTTCCTAAAATTATTGAGACAAAAATTACAGGAGAGTCACTATTTAATGATGGTGTAGCCGTTGTAATGTTCGCAGTAGTTTTACAAATAGCAACTAATCCAAGTTTTGATGCTGACTTTGCAAGTGTTTCAAAATTATTCTTGATGGAAGCTGGAGGCGGAATTTTACTTGGACTATTATTAGGATTTACAGCTTCTAGATCCATGAAAAAAATTGATGATTATAAAGTTTCAGCTTTAATTACATTGTCGATTGTAATGGGAGGATTTTTGATTGCAAAAGAACTTCATGTTTCGAGTCCTTTAGCTATGGTTATCGCAGGTTTAATAATCGGAAATTATGGAAAGAGATTCGCAATGAGCAAAACAACTCAAGATTATTTAAACAAATTTTGGGAGCTTATTGATGAGATAATGAACGCTATTTTATTCCTTTTTATAGGTTTCGAATTGTTATTAATAGAAGATTTAATGGATCAAATTCTATTAGGAATTGTCACAATTTTTATCGTCTTATTATCTCGAACATTATCAATTGTGATTCCAGCTCGTACTATTTTAAGAAAAAATACCTTTTCCAAAGGTTCGCTTATCGTTTTAGTTTGGGGAGGAATTCGTGGTGGAGTTTCAATTGCATTAGTTCTTTCGATGCCAAATTCGGAATGGAAAGATTTGTTATTAGAGATTACATATATCGTTGTTTTATTTTCAATTGTTATTCAAGGTTTAACTGTTGGTAAAGTAGCACATCGTGTTTTAAAAGACGAATCTGATGAAGCAAATAAAGAAGAAATGGAAGATTATCTTAATTCATCTAAATTGTAA